GCTAGAGGGTCCATCTGCTCCAGAATTTCTCTTGCTTTTGTTAGAGGAACATACCCATGCGCCTCGCAAGATCTGCTATGTAACCATCATCCATAGGATCAGTGCTGCTGATGAAAGATTGCTCGAGAACTGTTGCTCTtctaccccttctcctgcatcccatgTGCAATCTTTTGTAGATGTCCATGTGTCTATAGCTGCTCCATAgttgtgcttgcacagcctcctctgcccACAGGCCCACGAggtccaatatctcctgtctgctCCAGGCAGAAGCACATCTGGAGCATGTAGCCAGCATgttcagctgggcagttgcagaCAACAAGGGAGAGGTGCTAGGTGTGGTCTCCCCCCGGGCAATCAGGGAAAAAAGCCCTTCAAAAATACACAGGAATTCCAAAGGAGGTGGGGTGGCTTTGGGTCTCTGGGACCCCTGAGCAGTGGAGGTCACAGTTTTGACTAGAGTGGTCACTgtcgggcattgtgggatggctgctggaggactgttagggtcaacataggtcacacagtgtctacactcgcACTGCTTTGATCATGGCTCACCACAGGGGCGTGCACACGGGAGTGAAAGCAGGGGCATgggcccccccccaaaatctgtatgtccctgcagcccggggagggaggaagcagcagggtggctggctgctggcagagctcctcctccctccacccctacagctgctgcttctccttccctgttgCTGGAGTCCCACACGTTGCCTTTGCCTCcagcccctgactcacctcagtgaGGTGTCTGCCGcccatttggggaggctagcccccggcccaccccttctgcccaaggccccgcccctccccctccagaacCCCTGAGTGTCACATGTGGCCACCAGaaacccctgcccagccctgggctgcccgagtgctcccagccctggagtgccgggtggtgcagccccagccccagagcaccagatGGTATGGCCCAGCGCCCCAGTCCCAGTGCCCCCCTCTCCCAGAGTGCTGGAAGGCGCAACCCCAAGGCGTGGCGGCCCGagcaccagccccagctgctctgaGCCCCAGGCCGCAGGCCAGCCAACCCTACTCCCAGCCCAGGCCATGGGGGGAAGAGTGGGAAACaggaggggcctcagggagagggccacacctggctgtttggggaggctcagcctccacTGGCCTGTGATACATACCACCCATGCTTGCGCATGCCGCTGGCTCACCGCTGTTCAGGGAGGTGGTTTCATTGTGTTCCCATAAAGGGCCGCTTATATTGGCCGGAGACACATGCGCAAATAGGTTTGATGCAAGGCGATGTCCATCGGTCTAACGTAGCATAGACCAAGCCCAAGGTCTTCCTGTGCAGTGGTACAGGTGAATGAAGAAGGATATTTTTGAGGTTAAAGCATTGGCGCAGGACTTACGAGACCTGGGCTcgattctctgctctgccacagatctcCTGCGTGCCCCGGGGCAAGTTACTTAATTGCCTCTCTTTGTAGAATGGGGTTAATACCAGTGTAACCTGACTGGTGTTTGCAAGAGTAAATTTATTGAGCGTGATCCTCAGCTGTTGAGGATTTTCGGTTTCACTGATGTCGGTGGAGCTccactgattttcaccagctgaagagctggttCATTAATATTTATGAGGTGATCAGACACTAAGGTGATGGGAGTCCTTCTATGAAAACAGGGGCGGTGGGTAtcacaggccaggggaggctaagcctcccctaacccaggctgtggccctgccaatgctctgccccaaggacccgcctccctcccccgctccttTGAAGCCGACCGGGGCTCAGCTCtagccagcagcctggagcttgGGGCTCAGGCTGGTAGCCCAGGGTCAGGGAAGCCAGGGGTCGGGGTGGCTTGGGCCAGCCGGAGGCCCGGGGTCAGGCCAATGGCCCAGGGCAGGGAAGGAGTTTGCGGCTCCAGCAGGTGATggtggcagggcctcaggcagaaggggtggggccggggggctagcctccccgaaggGGGAGTTCATGCTCTGCCCATGCATACAAACCTGATGCATGCTTTCTCTACTCCACCTATGCGCTGTATACAGAGtgtctcaaaggcatttaggtgcctaactcccagtggGTCTTAACCACTTACCCAGAAGTAACACATTTTCAGCATAGGAACAGAGAAGGGAAGCTGGGAGGTTGGCGTCCctgcaggggcagagttaaggttatttgaGAGCCTTTAACAATGCTTTTCCACACTCTCATATGTGTGGGAGCTCAGAAGAGCTATAGAATGAAAAGTTATCATTGAGTTTTACAGTTCAAGGAAGGATCTAGTTTGATGCAAatagtgtgaaaaaaatcagtgaatatTGCTTTCCTCCTGTCACTGCAGAATGTGAATTCCTCTTTCCATTTTCTCCTTTTAGGATGTGAAAGACACATTGACCAGGTACTTTTTGCATTGACTCCAGCTACAAACTTTGCATAAATGTTTGTCCTGAGCCAAGGAGTGATAAGTTGGGCTGTGTTCTTCTTAGGAGTGAAAATATTCAAGTGCAGGAACCTGAAGCTGTGTTTACTGAACTGAAGAATGTATACAACATTCCTAGCATTGATATTATTGACATTCTAAGGAAATTCAAAGGTAAGTGAAGACTGTTCCTATATTCAAGTCCCGAGATGTTTCATGATCCTTGCACCATGGAATTTGCCATGAAATTCAAACCTTAACCTCAGAACTGTTCTCCAGACTATCAGTTtccatttcaaaaaaattaaaaacagctcACGTGATTAGCAAGAAAATATTATAAATTCAATCTGAGGGTAAACTGAAGCAATGATTTttccctgagtctgcagacaaccTGACTCAATAGCTCTAAGAGTAGGGAATTGCTCTTATTCATCTCAATGGAGTGTTGTCTCTGAAACTTAATGGTAGTGATATAGGCGGTGACATTACCTATTTCACTGCCAAGCATTTTGcacagaaacatccagctaatgtTGGTTTGCTTATCCCATAATGCCAAACTGCCTCCTGGTGCTTAAAGCCCCAAGGTCCAAAGCTTTCAGCTCCCTCTTCTGAACACCTTCTATGATGCCACCATTGGAGCAGAGCTCTGCAGCACATTGTGAACTGAAAAGTGCTGGTCTTGGTATGTTAAGACAATTCTcatataggacctgatccaaagcccactgaagtataTGGGACTCTTCCCTCTGGCATTGGATGGAGCCCCAAGCAGAACTGGTCTAAGTAAGGTAATACAGGCCAAGAGAAAGGAAGGAGTCATATCCTCATTTTTACAGAGGGAAACCTGAGATGCAGAGTTTAAGTGATTCACTCATGTCACACAAGCAGTCTGTGGTAGATCTgtaaattgaacccagatctgctGGCTCCTTATCCACAAACCCAACTTTCCTTTGCTCCCTGCCACCCACCACAGCCCAGTTTAGCTTTCATGACTCCTACTCTATGTAGCTGAAATATTAATGAGGAGCAATTTAATTTCCCTTTAATCACCATGACCAATCCTTGCCCCTGGAAATGACTCtgacattttctctcttttttccccagtggaTGTGACTCTCGACCCAGACACAGCTCACCCCAACCTCGTCCTGTCTGAGGACAGGAGAAGCGTGACACACAGAGGCATGCGACAGGAGCTGCCCAACAATCCTGAGCGATTTGATCCTTATATCATGGTGTTGGGCTCCAGGAGGTTCACGTCAGGGAGGTGttactgggaggtggaggtgggagaCAAGGTGGAGTGGGACATAGGGGTGTGCAGAGAATatgtgggcaggaaggggcaggtgATATTGTCTCCTAGCAATGGATTCTGGAGAGTTTGGTTGAGGAATGGAGATAAGTACAAGGCTCTGATCTCTCACCCAACCCCCCTCACTGTCAGTGTGCGGCCCAGCCGGGTGGGGATTTTCCTAGACTACAAGGCAGGCAAGATCTCGTTTTACAACGTGACAAACAGGACCCATCTGTATTCATACAGCGGAGCCTTCTATGGAGTTCTACGGCCTTTCTTCAGCCCCGGCCTCCATCGGGGAGGTGAAAACATTGCTCCACTGACAATCAACTCAAAGCCTCTGGGCTAGCTTCAATAGGAATCAAAGACACACACATGGAAGGAGCACCAAGTCAAAAAACTCCTCCCTCCACCAATACCTCCCCCCACTCACACTCTCCCCTCCTGATGGGGCTCTGATCTGGCTCCATGGGGAAGCGGCCATTGTGGTGGTGAGGAATTCAGAAGTAGATTTGGTCCCATGTGGCAGGAGATGGTGAAGTGGGATACAGATTATGTTGATTGTCCAAGGGATTTCTAGGGGAGGAAAGAAGCTGTGAAAAAATATGTAGCAAAATGACAACTCATTTGGCTAACTTTTAGAAAAACTGACTaatcaaaaaaaaaccaaccaaaaaaaaaaacaacccaagaaAAGTTGGTGACAATTTTaccctctttttttaaatcacaagttttattaagtatttttcaccaaaatgttGACATTTGAAGCAGTTTTGACGAGCCCCATACGTGGTTGAAAAACACAGGCTGTGGGGAATTCAGAAAAATGTTGTCAaattcccccctttttttccttaaatcaaacatttgaatttttcattGCAGTTTCAAAAGTGGCTCTCCTGATCAATGATTTCTGGGGtgccttgttttttttaatgcccaACCAGAAATGCCTTAAAGCAGCCACACTGTTTTCAGTGGGATGCTAGCTGAGCAGCCCCTTTCCTGGTGTCTGAATTGGGGCACTCAAAATCAAAGGTACTGAAATtttaggcactgatcctgcaaacacttaagcacatgcttaactttgtgcaAGTAGGTAATGACATTAGTGAGTCCTGCAggtaacttcaatgggactgcttacaTGTGCAGAGTTAAAAATCATGCAGTTGTAGAGACAGGGACTTAGGGCACTAAAATTGAATGATAAGATAATGACAGTGAATGATGCTAGGAACACAGGGGAAATGCCACACAATGAACCctgaaatgattatttttcttGATTCTGCTGCTGacggggggggaaaaaaatccaaaagctgCCTTTAATGGCATAACATTAGATCTTACATATGTGTATGAAGCTACCTTTGCTGAGGAGCTGGCACACTCCACAAGATTTTGCAAGGGATCTGCAGATGTGTCTAACTTCAAAGCCTAAAACTACAGCTGATCAAAAATAAGAGCTATTcaaaacagttttcagaatggattccCATtaaatttcagtgggaattgtgtgGCTAAATCCCAACTATGCTTTAAAAAATCTCAAATATTGTTTTCTAGAGGTACAAGCTTGTTAAGCACTGAGATTGAAGTTTCATCACTTAAATTTACTTAAATCTTCCACCATTTAAAACTTGCAGTACTCGGGTTTCTGGAGTGCTTGCTGGGGACACCAGGCATGGctactaggtaactcaaggggatggaagaccatgagtgtcgatgaagccccctcgctctaggcccaggtgcccccccttcccttttctgcccagagatactcggagcagtcacgctgaggagtttgcaacagtttgttgcaggcgcaaactggctgaagcaagattaggcccaacaggacagaaatgttagataatgctgaacaaacaactccatatatggtgaaatagatgataagaggaaaaaggggaactggctggtataccggattggctatatggtactcagggcagcttgctattggataagtatgctaaagaaagaatgtataaaaatgtgtaactgcttgcactggggagcaggatttgagattgttgtctccctgtaccacttgaagcttcaaataaacttttctacttctccaccccgttgtggttATTGGGCAACACATACcgggcaatgaatccagctgtggcttgcctcgggcactctgtgccggcaacaTGCTCATTACCAGTCTGATCCTCTGAATCAACAGAAAAACTGCTATTGTTCATCGGGTTTGTAACAGACCTCAAAACTAATTCACCAGAGACTTGAGCAATAATTTTTGTGTAtactgtaaaaatatttaaaacgaTGAGCTGGCAATAGGTAAAATAAACCACAGTTAAAATTGTAGTTAAATTGTGGTTCAGTGTTGAATTTTgtgaaatcaatgaaaaataaaatgcataaatTGTTAACACTTTGCGTCTGccattatcaaaacatttttatgtgGATATCTTGGGGGCAAAGAATTAATGTCATATTTTATAAGTCATAATTTCTTTAGACCAGTGGAGCTCAATCTTACTTCACAGGAGGGCCATGTAAATCCAAGTacaaccttgtgtgggccaaacagattctacatattttaataagatttaaagtcccccatattgatttatattttaagtttagtttgttttgtatgtatttagat
This portion of the Dermochelys coriacea isolate rDerCor1 chromosome 14, rDerCor1.pri.v4, whole genome shotgun sequence genome encodes:
- the LOC119842486 gene encoding E3 ubiquitin-protein ligase TRIM58-like isoform X3, which encodes MQRKGRVCEEFAQRKLHTAVELLKKQTEEAWELKYHEGKKTANWKEKTHYQRMCIETEFEKLHEFLNEEEERLLRKLRKEERETLKQLHGNIIKLSEQCSSLQKLIMEIEEKCQQPAAVLLKDVKDTLTRSENIQVQEPEAVFTELKNVYNIPSIDIIDILRKFKVDVTLDPDTAHPNLVLSEDRRSVTHRGMRQELPNNPERFDPYIMVLGSRRFTSGRCYWEVEVGDKVEWDIGVCREYVGRKGQVILSPSNGFWRVWLRNGDKYKALISHPTPLTVSVRPSRVGIFLDYKAGKISFYNVTNRTHLYSYSGAFYGVLRPFFSPGLHRGGENIAPLTINSKPLG
- the LOC119842486 gene encoding E3 ubiquitin-protein ligase TRIM39-like isoform X2; this translates as MAAMNPALRRQRGVVCSSCQGPYKIPVTFKGCKHKFCRFCVTPFKGESGTATSCPLCHKTPRHGDDKPQGQPGSRADEAEKISLEVSEEPEVERECREHQAVLDLFCAEDQALICMSCRDSQAHRTHTVVPLEEAAQEYKEKTHYQRMCIETEFEKLHEFLNEEEERLLRKLRKEERETLKQLHGNIIKLSEQCSSLQKLIMEIEEKCQQPAAVLLKDVKDTLTRSENIQVQEPEAVFTELKNVYNIPSIDIIDILRKFKVDVTLDPDTAHPNLVLSEDRRSVTHRGMRQELPNNPERFDPYIMVLGSRRFTSGRCYWEVEVGDKVEWDIGVCREYVGRKGQVILSPSNGFWRVWLRNGDKYKALISHPTPLTVSVRPSRVGIFLDYKAGKISFYNVTNRTHLYSYSGAFYGVLRPFFSPGLHRGGENIAPLTINSKPLG